GTCGACGGCCCCGGCGATGATCAGTGCGCGGGTTCCCTTCAGGTCCGTCGCCGGCGTTTGGTCGAGCACGGGCATTGGCCTCAGCAGCGCCGCCCTGCGCACGATACCGGGATGGAGCAGCATCAGGCTGGAAATCAGGTTGGCGCCATTCGAGTAGCCAAGGAAGGTCGCGCGATCGAGGTCGAGCCCATGGCGCTTGGCGGCCTGGCTTGCGAATGCCGCGAAGGCAGCCGTCTCCGCAAGGATACTCTTCTGTTCAAAACGCGTCGGGGTTATCCGCTCGAACCAGCGAAAACCGTCCTCCTGGGGGATACGGCCACGTGCCGCGACCAGCACGGCGCCGGGCGCGATCCGTCTTGCCAGCGGCACCAGGGTGGTCTCGTCGACCCCCGATCCATGCAGCAGGAAAAGGCATTCACGGCCGTCCCCGCCGTCCCCCAGGAGACGATAGGGAAAGGCCATATCCATCCGCAGCGGACTGTTTTCGACGCTGTTGCCAGTCATCCCGCATCCTCTTGATTATATGACGTCTCGCTCAATTTGCCGGCTTCAAAACGCAATATTTTCATGCTCCGCGAAAGTTGATTGAACCAGGCGCATTCCAGCCCGTTTCAGCGCCGATATACTCCCGATGGGAGGAATCGAAGCGGTGCGCCGGGGGTCGCATTGCTGGACATGAACAACCAGCTTTGAGGCCTTTTGTCGATGACTACCCCTGTTTCGCCCGAACGCGACACGCGTATCGATGTACTGCGCGCGCTGGCGCTGCTCACCATTTTCATCGATCATGTGCCAGGGACGGCTTTCGAGACCCTGACCTACAAGAATTTCGGCTTCTCGGACGCGGCCGAGGGATTCGTGCTGATTTCGGGCATCTCGGTCGCGCTCGCCTATGGCACGAAGTTCCGGCCGGGCGGCCGGCTTCTCGCGACATTGAAGATGTGGCGGC
The genomic region above belongs to Mesorhizobium sp. B4-1-4 and contains:
- a CDS encoding alpha/beta hydrolase, translating into MTGNSVENSPLRMDMAFPYRLLGDGGDGRECLFLLHGSGVDETTLVPLARRIAPGAVLVAARGRIPQEDGFRWFERITPTRFEQKSILAETAAFAAFASQAAKRHGLDLDRATFLGYSNGANLISSLMLLHPGIVRRAALLRPMPVLDQTPATDLKGTRALIIAGAVDETYGPFAPALVTLLSRHGSEIEARIIPSGHEIGDPDAAIVRQWLAGPAAVAHVAER